The window AAATGAAAAGGACATAGtatctgattttcttttagaaactgaATCTTAAGAAGGATATTCCAGTCTACCATATAGGATAAAGAAGCAGAAATCTGTGCTATTAACACGTAAAATGAGAGGCCACATTTAAATAATGGCATATATAACAAACCATcctaaaatttagtggcttaaaataggaataatttatttttttctcaagattttgtGGATTGCCTGGGGAGTTCTTTGGTTTGCGCCTATGTGTGGTGGCTCAGCTGGGATTGGATGGTCTAGGATGGCCTTACTCACACATCTGATTGTTGACTTGAAGTCACCTGGAGGGATGGAGATGTGCAGTCTCTCTACTCATTCCCATATTGTTGGTCACAGGCTCCCCAAAAGCAGTGAGAGAAGGACAAGCACAAGGAGCAAGTGTTTTTCAAGCCTTTGCTTGTGACATTTGCTAGTGTTCCAATGGCCAAAGCAAGTTTCAAGGCcaagcccacccagagtcacaaTAGGATGGCACTacaaaacacacagagacagggagagacctAAGGGGTGGCCATTTTTTCAATCTACCACAAataattttagaggaaaattagTCTGAGGTAATATTCatatttgtccatgtatttgaATGTCCAAGGATCATTGTATAAAGCCTAAACAACTGGGAAACATTAAATTAACTGGAGAGGTAAGGGACATTTAGTTGTTACGTAAAGTAGGCCTGCAAAAATGtggcagtttaattttcagatgtaTGCAAATTATTATGGCGCCTatgaaaaaagtacattttaattattttcccagATGTGTTGTATTCCTTAACACGTTTGATGTGTTTCTCTCTGGCCTTAGGAAGATAATGTAGCACTTGGGAACAAAGATGCAGCCTAACAGCCCTGCACTGGAGTCTGAGATGGAGAAGATCTCCACGGCCACCATGACCTTGCCCTTGGTGCTGCGGTAGACGGGGAGGAAGGGGACCCAGACACTGCAGAACACCAGCACGCTGAACGTCAGGAACTTGGCTTCATTGAAGGTGTCAGGCAGGTTGCGGGCCAGGTAAGCCAAGGAGAAGCTGCCCAGGGCCAAGGAGCCCAGGTATCCCAGGACACAGTAGAAGGCGGTGACCGAGCTCTTGTTGCACATGATGATGATGTGGCCTTGTTCAGAGTGCGCAACCATGTCAATGAAGGGAGGAGAGGTCCCCAGCCAGACTCCACGGAGACTCAGTTGGATAAAGGAGCAGACAGGAATGATGAAGTTAGGTGCCCCTGACACGGACCACTGCCTCATCCTTCTCCCTGGAGCGGTGAACTTGAAGGCCACAAGCACAGTAAGAGTTTTGGCCAAGACGGCAGAAACAGCCACAGTAAAAAGAACTCCAAATGTGATTTGTTGAAGAATGCAGGTGGCTGTGTTGGGACGACCGATGAAGAGTAAGCAGCAGAGGAAGGACAGGGTGAGGGAGACGAGCAGGATGTAGCTGAGAGTCCGATTATTGACCTTGACTATGAGAGTGTCTCGGTGCTTCACAAAGACCCCCAGGACCACAGCCGTgaggccagagaaagagagagctgtgCAGGCCAGGGCCGTCCCCAAGGGGTCTTCGTAAGCGAGAAATGTCACAGCTTTTTGGAGGCATTGGTCTCGCTCTCTGTTGGCATACTGATGATCCGGACACCTGACACACTGATCCATGTCTGGGGAGAAGTGCAAAGTGTCCTCAGTCCAGGTTCAGTAATTCTGTCATTCACAGGCCCCCAAAGAAGAGCACTGGACAAGTTTAGCCAAATTGTCCTCCTTTGTTGCTCTAGACACCAGGTACAAAGTGGTCTGCAGGGAGTGATTCCCAGTTAATTCTGCCCATCTTCTTTATGGTTCAGTAAACTAAGCTGTTAGTGTTCTTAGTGTTTATCTTGTGTGTTCATGACAGCACTTTTTTCTCGAAGAAAGCCAAAAGATGTGCCTATGTCACTCAGTTATACCCCTATAAGCTGTGACCTGGTTTTATTCCTTCAATAAACAAGCGCTTATTGAAAAACCACCATGAGCCAGGTAATATGCTGTGTTCTAGGGCAACAGAGATGACCAAGTCACAGACCCCATTCCTAGGGAGTTTCGAAAGGACACGCTTTCTACCTTCTAAAGTGATCTCTAGTACATTTCATCTTGATTTCACTACCACTGCTTCTGTTAAGATTCTAGTCACGTCTCTCCTATGTTATCACAAGAACTTTCTATTCGGGttctctgccccagcccagcgGCAGAAGTGATGTTACACGGAAATGTGATCATGTTTATTATCCTCCACTAAAAATTTCAACAAACTcttaaaaagaccaaaaagatGCTATATTACCTTGGTTTTGCCTATCTCTActttctctgctctgatttttaagaTTCTCAAATCTGGGGGCCGACctcgtggcggagtggttaagttcacgcgctccgctgcaacagcccagggcttcgctggtttggatcctgggcgtggacatggcaccgctcatcaggccacgctgaggcggcgtcccacatgccacagctagaaggacccacaactaaaatatacaactatgtacgggggggatttggggagaaaaagcagaaaaaaaaaagattctcaaatcttcctgtggttctcaaactgtccCATGCCCACGCAGCCCTGTAGGCGTCAATGCCTGCTTTTTCCTCCTGCTTGAGGAACTGCCCCTTCTTCTGTATGTTCCATTAAAATCTCTAGTTACTACAATCTGCCTGATAATAATTTCTGTGGGTGGTGCGAGTTAGAGTTAGAGAGTCATTATTTTCTCCGTGGATGCAGTCAATTTACCCAACATGTTtgtttgaaaagacttttttattCCCTCTACTCCTCAGTGTTTCCTGGTCATAAGTCAATGTGCATATATGGGTCCCTATAAGACCAGTTTGTATCTGAATTTCCTATTTGGTTCCACTGATTCCCTTGTTTATCCTTATGATGAAGCTACACTACTGTGAGGCTATACTACTTGATATCAGGGAGAGTAAGTCCTGCCACCCTCTTCTTGGTCTTTAAGATGGTCTAATCTATGCTTTCCCTTtatcatttccatatgaatttataAGTTGTAATTTCCACAGCAAAACTGATCAGAATTTTAATTGCAATTGTACAGAATCAGCGGATCGATTTGGACAGTGTCGATATCTGTACAACATTGGATCTGTTCAGACACGATCACAGtttttctctccacttctttcagttatcttttgtttttctaaattcacTTCTGTAAATTTGTGGACAGAAGCCTTTCAAAACTTTCAttaggtttatttctaggtatttcattcttttaagatgATTAAgtgtcatcttttaaaatttaaatttcaaatgccTTGTACCTGGTATggggaaataaaaatttgtttgtatATTAAACTTGTACTCAGCCACCACAAAACTCAGCTGATTCATTAATTTATCAGGATTTTATACTTACGCAATAACATCATCTGAAGATcatgtcaaatttattttttcctttccaataaagtattccttttcttttcctaccaATATTGCACTGGGCAGGACCTCCAGTGTAATATCTAGTAGCAGGGGTAAGATTGAACATTCTTCTCTCATACCTGCTTTCAACACTGGGTTTTCATCTTTGGTTCTGTAAATACCCTTTCTGGGATTGAGAGAGTTCCCTTCTAGTCTTCATTTTGTGagagttgtttttgttgtttgttttaaaacatgagtgagtctttaattttattatttttgtttgcttgtttgttttattttgaagaagattagccctgagctgagatctgtgcccatcttctattttatgtgggacgcctgccatagcatggcatgacaggcagtgcacaggtccacatccgggatctgaaccagtgaaccccgggccgccgaagtggaacgtgtcaacttaaccactgtgccaccgggctggcccctaattttattatttttcattctgcaGTTATTGTGATtatgacttctctttcttccagggTTAAGGTACTGAATTACACTGCATGAACTAAATTTGGTCATAATATGGCCTTCTTATAAAATACGGCTGGATTTggaattttgatttgttttttgtttttgtaggatTCTTGAGTTTAATTCAAGAAAGAGTGTGGCCtgtaaatttcctttcttgtaatgacTTTGTAAGATTTTGGTTTAAGAGATTCTCACAAAGTGAGTCaaaaagtttctgttttttctattctctgaaagaGTTTGAGTAAACGTATGTTATTTATTCTTGAATATTTGGTAGGATTCACCAGTATTCTATCAAAGAAATATCCCACAATAAAATTTTGTAGGAATGTTTTAAACTATAACTCAATTTCTGCAATAGATCTGATactattcagatttttcatttctccttgagACAGCTtggtaaatttgattttcttggaAGTTTGTGAATTTCATCTACATTTTCATTGTATGAAcaatatgttatttaaattttcttgatgTTAAAAAGTTTCCTTATGAAAGCACAGATTACACCCATTTTAGCCTTGgtattttttgcaatttttcttatttcctttgttcaACAGTTCTAGGAGTTTATCAAGTTTATTTGTCATGGATTAGAATCtaattgaattttgtttattttctctatgtttttcttttatgttggtaagtcttccttttacatttatctttttctattttctgttttctttgtgtttacttttctgttctgtttctagtTCATGATGAATGCTTAGGACCTAGAACTTCagcctttcttcttcatttttttttttcttttgcagaagattagccctgagctaacatctgccactgaccctcctctttttcctaaggaagaatAGCCCTCAGGTAAGATCCATCCCATCTTCCTCACTTTATatggggatgcctgccacagcgtggctggccAAGTGGTGCATAGTCTGCGCCCAGGGTACAAGATGGCGAAGCCCAGGCCAATGAAGTgtaaagtgcaaacttaactgttgcaccaccggGGAGGctccagcctttcttcttttgaataaaCATAATGTACAATATACATATGTAGACATAACCGTGGATTACACATTTCTCTCTAAGGATCATTTTAACTCCACTCCATAATGTTTTATAGGTAGTATTTGCAATTGGAAACATCTTCTAATTTCTATTGTAGTTTATTCTTTAATCATGGGTTGTCTCCATGTGGATCTGAATCTCCAAATACATCAGAATTGACGTTAGTTGAGCAGTATTCTTTATATGTACACGTGGAACATAAACCCGAACTGACCAGGGTCAAGTGTGCACATGGAAACTTTATTCCAATTGACTACATGCCAGACCATATCTCCAGTCTCAGTACAttccaaaagaaattgaaatcatacTAAGTATGTTGTGAAAGTAAACTACATttcaatcacaaaaagaaaattagaaaatgctgcCATGGATGTGGTTCCAGCATTGAAACATTTAACAATAGATCTGAGTAATTGCAAGATGTTAAACTATGGTAAGAAAAAtcttcattatttgttttctgttcttttctacaCTATGTCCCAAATCCCAAACCCACATCCTCTGTGTTCTAGTCACATGGAACCTATTCTTAAGTTCCCTGGATATTAAATACATTGctaatttgcctttctttttgcCATTTCTAATAATTCTACCAAGAATTTATTACCCTATTCATTAGTCTGATATAATATGAGTGCTACTGCCTCTATGAGGAAGCTCATGACACTGCCAAATATAGATACTATCCAAATATAGATACTATCACTTATTTCATCCCATGGGTCACTGAATACATTTATCACAGCCCTATGTCACCACCTTGAATTTAATGCACTGGGTGTTATCTCCCCTACTCACCTGTGAACTCAGGGATCAAGACAGACTCAGTGAGACCATGCTGTACCATAAGCATTTTGTATGCTGTGGAAATACTTATTTCTTAAATCAAATGCAAACTTTCTGTTTTCCCGCTCTGTGCCAAAACAGCACTAGACACTGGAAAATTGAGGATGTCTTCAATGTGATCTAAATGTAGTTTTAAAGAGgatgaaaagcaaatatttacaatGCTGCCTGTTAGATTCCATGACAGGGATGAAAGGTTACTGTGCAGTGGTCCAAAAGGGTTTCCTTGAGATGACAATGTCTGCAATGGTTCTACAATGAGCCAAGTAAGCTAgttcagggcagagagagagcgTGTCATTTCAGGTGGAAATATTATTGGCTATAAAAACTAAATTACTAAATAGAAGAAGGAAGCATTTTGACTCTGCAGTCCTCCTGCAGAATCTTTGCCTTTCCTTGGGTGAATGGCAGATAACAGAGAGGTGGAGAATTTCTCTGCAAGGCACACACTCACCTGTCTCATTGGAAATCTCATTCTCTGGGCAGGGGGTGCAATCAAAACAGCAGGTAGCCTTTCCCTCCTGAGGGGTCTTCCTGAATCCGGGACTACAACTCTCACTGCATACAGAGTGTGGAGTCTGGAAAAGATCAGATACCTGTTGGTAACGGCTGTTACTTTTACCTAATTTTCCAGTAGCTAGAGTGTTTTAGAATACTGGGCCTTTAACAAATTCAACTTTTATATAACTAAATCCAATTCATTGGCTGGGTGCCATGTTTACTGTATGATACAAAATACAGGCATAGCTCGGACATATTGCGGGTTTGGTTTGAGGTCACTGCAGTAAAGCGAATATCCccataaagcaagtcacatgactaTGTTGCATTCCCAGTggataaaaaaagatatgtttacactatactgtagtctgcTATGGGTGCAACAGCTTCATATCTAAAAGAACAATGTACATAacaattaaaattactttattgttAAAATTGCTGCCCAATAGCTGAGCCTTTAGAAAGTCGTAatatttttgctggtggagggtcttgcctccaCCTTGGATAATTGGTAAGTCAGAAAATTCCTTAAGTTGGAAGTGAGTTGTTAAATGCCCATATGTGGCCCTTTGCTAAGTGCTGAAGGAGCACAAAGCCCCCACAATAAGATTTTGGTTATTTATGTGTAGTGTGAAGCATTGTGATTAGATCCAACCCACCTCAGGAACACTGATGGCCCACTCTATCATTTCCTCAGATAAAGAGAGTTCCTGACCTCGTGGAGCATGTGGGGAATACTTTCCTACTTTCACCTTAAGTCCAAGAccttctggaaaattccaaaagttGAGAATGGCATACTCTGCCTCTGATCTTCTTCCTTCAGCCAAATTCATGGTGTCACCAGCAGGATTGTTAAATTGGATGTTCCCAAGAAAGGGATGCAGCTAAAAGAGATGCATCATCCTGTGATGAAGTGTTTCCCGGTGTCAAAGATGAAAAGCCTGAATGGGGAAGGGCACTCATCATATGAAATCCCTGCTTCACAATTTAACTTTATTACAAGCATctgattaagtaaaataaatgaaaccatatgGAGAACTAAAACACCA of the Equus quagga isolate Etosha38 unplaced genomic scaffold, UCLA_HA_Equagga_1.0 207003_RagTag, whole genome shotgun sequence genome contains:
- the LOC124233597 gene encoding LOW QUALITY PROTEIN: vomeronasal type-2 receptor 116-like (The sequence of the model RefSeq protein was modified relative to this genomic sequence to represent the inferred CDS: inserted 2 bases in 1 codon; substituted 1 base at 1 genomic stop codon), producing MSLGFDLYNAVHSEHRTLESSLVWLSGLDMDIPNYTCRRESKSVAVLTGTTWAISAQIGTLLALYKFPQLTYGPFEPILSDNDQFPSLYQMAPRDTSLALGMVSLLLHFNWTWVRLVISEDKKGVQFLSDLRGEMDRSGICAAFVEMIPVSDRTYFSTTWQYHLWIKESSAKVVIVDGDSDSLISLSFSKWHLLVIWKVWVTTSQWDFAAGLREFILDSFHGTXIFSHQHGEIPGFEKFIMTANPSKYPEDFYLAKLWFISFNCMVSESDCKILEKCPLNASLGWLPXHCFDMAMTEGSNNAYNAVFAVAWTLHEMLLQQVEMQTMGSGEGLVFSPWQLHPFLGNIQFNNPAGDTMNLAEGRRSEAEYAILNFWNFPEGLGLKVKVGKYSPHAPRGQELSLSEEMIEWAISVPETPHSVCSESCSPGFRKTPQEGKATCCFDCTPCPENEISNETDMDQCVRCPDHQYANRERDQCLQKAVTFLAYEDPLGTALACTALSFSGLTAVVLGVFVKHRDTLIVKVNNRTLSYILLVSLTLSFLCCLLFIGRPNTATCILQQITFGVLFTVAVSAVLAKTLTVLVAFKFTAPGRRMRQWSVSGAPNFIIPVCSFIQLSLRGVWLGTSPPFIDMVAHSEQGHIIIMCNKSSVTAFYCVLGYLGSLALGSFSLAYLARNLPDTFNEAKFLTFSVLVFCSVWVPFLPVYRSTKGKVMVAVEIFSISDSSAGLLGCIFVPKCYIIFLRPERNTSNVLRNTTHLGK